One Halichondria panicea chromosome 3, odHalPani1.1, whole genome shotgun sequence genomic region harbors:
- the LOC135334226 gene encoding NADH-cytochrome b5 reductase-like isoform X2 encodes MDNLEDPLSYLPDPPDEPLPSDCCGTGCTPCVMDIYHDELQTWTTLVAMTPLERAAWRREKLGRLEGRELPVKSALSTNEFTALTVKDIVQVTEDSFVYTISLPEGRCLGYQPGQHCILRGFVDSSECSVTRQYTPISPPDEDGSFAVLIKLYKDGRVSEVIRAWAVGTVTEWKGPFGGLNYKPNKYRHIGMLACGTGIAPMIQVIRTIIENEADDTFIHLVYSSSTQHTVLLKKELDKYTAYWNFRSLYVLSKASEQDTKADPGLMKYGDKVHYGRLDCEVVGREMPRACTESHVLICGTRSFDKDMINHLSKIGYSKNMYHKF; translated from the exons ATGGACAATTTGGAGGACCCTTTATCGTACCTACCGGACCCTCCTGACGAGCCGTTGCCTAGCGACTGTTGTGGCACAGGGTGCACTCCATGCGTTATGGACATCTACCACGATGAGCTGCAAACATGGACGACACTGGTTGCCATGACACCACTGGAAAGAGCCGCTTGGAGACGTGAAAAACTGGGACGTTTAGAGGGAAGAGAGTTGCCTGTCAAGTCTGCATTGTCTACAAATGAGTTCACAGCACTTACGGTGAAGGATATTGTACAAGTTACAGAGGATTCATTTGTGTACACTATATCTCTGCCTGAGGGTCGTTGCCTGGGTTACCAGCCTGGCCAGCACTGCATACT CAGGGGGTTTGTTGATTCTTCCGAATGCTCTGTGACTAGACAGTACACACCCATCTCTCCACCGGATGAAGATGGTTCCTTTGCTGTGCTTATCAAG TTGTACAAAGATGGACGTGTGTCGGAGGTGATTAGAGCGTGGGCGGTGGGAACAGTGACTGAATGGAAGGGGCCGTTTGGTGGACTCAACTACAAGCCAAACAAG tacagacaCATTGGCATGCTGGCCTGTGGGACCGGGATAGCACCCATGATTCAAGTCATCAGAACAATCATTGAGAACGAGGCTGACGACACCTTCATACATCTTGTCTATTCCTccagcacacaacacactgtCCTACTAAAGAAAGAACTTGACAAATACACTGCTTATTGGAACTTTAGATCACTGTACGTACTTAGCAAGGCTTCTGAACAAGACACTAAAGCTGATCCAGGACTGATGAAGTATGGAGATAAAGTACACTATGGGAGACTAGACTGTGAGGTGGTGGGCAGGGAAATGCCTCGGGCATGTACAGAGAGTCATGTGCTGATCTGTGGAACTAGGTCATTCGACAAAGACATGATAAACCATCTTAGTAAGATAGGCTATTCCAAAAACATGTATCACAAATTTTAA
- the LOC135334226 gene encoding NADH-cytochrome b5 reductase-like isoform X3, whose product MSSQHLRGFVDSSECSVTRQYTPISPPDEDGSFAVLIKLYKDGRVSEVIRAWAVGTVTEWKGPFGGLNYKPNKYRHIGMLACGTGIAPMIQVIRTIIENEADDTFIHLVYSSSTQHTVLLKKELDKYTAYWNFRSLYVLSKASEQDTKADPGLMKYGDKVHYGRLDCEVVGREMPRACTESHVLICGTRSFDKDMINHLSKIGYSKNMYHKF is encoded by the exons ATGAGTTCACAGCACTTACG GGGGTTTGTTGATTCTTCCGAATGCTCTGTGACTAGACAGTACACACCCATCTCTCCACCGGATGAAGATGGTTCCTTTGCTGTGCTTATCAAG TTGTACAAAGATGGACGTGTGTCGGAGGTGATTAGAGCGTGGGCGGTGGGAACAGTGACTGAATGGAAGGGGCCGTTTGGTGGACTCAACTACAAGCCAAACAAG tacagacaCATTGGCATGCTGGCCTGTGGGACCGGGATAGCACCCATGATTCAAGTCATCAGAACAATCATTGAGAACGAGGCTGACGACACCTTCATACATCTTGTCTATTCCTccagcacacaacacactgtCCTACTAAAGAAAGAACTTGACAAATACACTGCTTATTGGAACTTTAGATCACTGTACGTACTTAGCAAGGCTTCTGAACAAGACACTAAAGCTGATCCAGGACTGATGAAGTATGGAGATAAAGTACACTATGGGAGACTAGACTGTGAGGTGGTGGGCAGGGAAATGCCTCGGGCATGTACAGAGAGTCATGTGCTGATCTGTGGAACTAGGTCATTCGACAAAGACATGATAAACCATCTTAGTAAGATAGGCTATTCCAAAAACATGTATCACAAATTTTAA
- the LOC135334189 gene encoding protein O-GlcNAcase-like gives MAARSQRQFLCGVVEGFYGRPWSHEQRCDLFTHMSVWGLNVYLYAPKDDDKHRAYWRDLYTLEEANTLSLLIQECRDRGVLFIYAIAPGLDITFSSCEDVTLLKRKLDQVAALGCKSFSMLFDDIESDMCPADEKVFPSFAHAQVTITNDMYTHLERPEAFLFCPTEYCASRALPTVADSQYLLHIGAELHPDIDIMWTGPKVISKVISVESIEELSAVIKRPPVIWDNIHANDYDQRRLFLGPYDGRSVGLLQKLRGVVTNPNCEYGANYVAIHTLAQWSKCSNTLNKRASPTRQAMLLEMEESPDLTSLDISSDIKSKECARSGNGDSFYDPKLALVASLKDWFAEFKIPRRKPEHYKPVKDAESIAKAIDAEQMGCSDQEEIGSSAMGVPSPPRVEGAIEEASISEQFTFKDLCLMVDYFFLPHQHGEQALHVLKEFCWLKENAPGYSLLQSYEKLKGCEPVDCVGGVGGGVRSVERMEPDDGLQSDGETCDSPLEEGMNLVDVSRWCERAKKFHTVCACVSDMYAHLTTIPNRPLLYDLYQYSWDAKETTMLLDSYVAWLEAGGSDVNPDHEPHVPRGGITAEMQRLLPQVRGSKKLYGRGHTPPEPPSPVIYTIRPYRLDDKALVYQTCLETGNSGRDATRDFPNFPNMLGDRFVGPYLTLSPDLCFVLEDALGVCGYMLATLDSQAFYKAYLEEWLPLVTNDYPVPPLEVREKGPNPEEELLEDLFRPSFFLPPRLQRDYPSHMHIDLMKRAQGQGVGTRMLKTLLATLKAKGSHGVHLEMNAQNERAKKFYKKIGFKILRLDADASGKGSPPEDVLILGRLL, from the exons CTATGGACGACCATGGAGCCATGAGCAGAGGTGTGATCTATTCACTCA tatgtcGGTGTGGGGACTCAACGTGTACCTGTACGCCCCTAAAGACGATGACAAGCATCGTGCATACTGGCGTGACCTTTACACCCTGGAGGAGGCCAACACTCTCTCCCTGCTCATCCAGGAGTGCAGGGACAGAGGGGTACTGTTTATATACGCCATTGCCCCGGGACTCGATATCACCTTCTCCAGTTGTGAAGATGTCACATTACTCAAGAGAAAACTGGATCAG GTGGCTGCTCTAGGCTGCAAATCGTTTTCCATGCTATTTGATGACATAGAGTCTGACATGTGTCCTGCCGATGAGAAAGTGTTCCCCTCCTTTGCTCATGCTCAAGTGACCATCACTAAcgacatgtacacacacctggAGCGCCCTGAGGCATTCCTATTCTGTCCAACAG AATATTGTGCCTCCCGGGCACTACCCACCGTGGCAGACTCCCAGTATCTGCTACACATTGGAGCCGAGCTGCACCCTGACATTGATATCATGTGGACAG GTCCTAAGGTCATATCAAAGGTCATATCAGTCGAGTCCATTGAAGAATTGTCGGCAGTCATTAAACGTCCACCTGTCATCTGGGACAATATCCACGCCAACGACTACGATCAACGCCGATTATTCCTCGGTCCATACGACGGACGATCCGTAGGTCTACTACAAAAACTTCGCGGTGTAGTAACAAACCCAAACTGTGAATACGGTGCCAACTATGTGGCCATACACACCCTAGCCCAGTGGAGCAAGTGCTCCAATACTCTCAACAAAAGAGCCTCCCCAACAAGACAAGCCATGCTGCTCGAGATGGAAGAATCACCGGACCTAACCTCGCTGGATATTTCAAGTGATATAAAATCTAAGGAATGCGCACGTAGTGGGAACGGCGATTCATTTTACGACCCCAAATTGGCACTGGTAGCTTCTCTCAAGGATTGGTTCGCAGAGTTCAAAATCCCACGACGCAAACCAGAACACTATAAACCCGTGAAAGATGCCGAGTCCATAGCCAAGGCAATAGATGCTGAACAAATGGGCTGCTCTGATCAGGAAGAAATAGGCAGTAGTGCAATGGGTGTGCCCTCACCACCTAGAGTGGAGGGCGCTATTGAAGAGGCTTCTATATCAGAGCAATTCACATTCAAAGATCTCTGTCTAATGGTAGACTATTTTTTCCTTCCCCACCAGCACGGGGAACAGGCCTTGCACGTTTTGAAGGAGTTTTGCTGGCTTAAAGAGAATGCGCCCGGGTATAGTTTGCTGCAGAGCTACGAGAAGTTGAAGGGGTGTGAACCAGTGGACTGcgtgggtggagtgggcggtggtgtgaggagtgtggagAGAATGGAGCCGGACGATGGACTGCAGAGTGACGGTGAAACATGCGACTCTCCTCTGGAGGAAGGGATGAACTTAGTCGAT gTCTCTCGCTGGTGTGAAAGAGCTAAGAAGTTTCATACTGTATGTGCGTGCGTCAGTGACATGTATGCTCACCTGACCACCATCCCCAACCGCCCACTCCTCTATGACCTCTACCAGTACAGCTGGGATGCCAAGGAGACCACAATGCTCCTGGACTCTTATGTGGCCTGGTTGG AGGCTGGTGGGAGTGATGTCAACCCAGACCATGAGCCCCATGTTCCTAGGGGCGGAATCACAGCTGAAATGCAG CGGCTACTTCCTCAAGTTCGAGGCTCTAAGAAGCTTTATGGGCGTGGTCACACTCCTCCCGAGCCCCCCTCCCCTGTGATATACACCATACGCCCGTATCGTCTTGACGACAAGGCCCTCGTCTATCAGACCTGCCTGGAGACGGGAAACAGTGGGCGGGATGCAACAAGGGACTTCCCCAACTTTCCTAACATGCTGGGAGACAG gTTTGTTGGTCCATACCTCACCCTCAGCCCTGACCTCTGCTTTGTTCTGGAGGATGCTCTGGGTGTGTGCGGCTACATGTTGGCCACGCTAGACTCTCAGGCTTTCTACAAGGCGTACCTGGAGGAGTGGCTACCACTCGTCACCAACGACTACCCAGTTCCCCCTCTGGAGGTCAGAGAGAAGGGACCCAACCCGGAGGAG GAGTTGCTTGAGGATTTGTTCCGGCCTAGCTTCTTCCTCCCGCCTCGTCTCCAGCGTGACTACCCCTCTCACATGCACATCGACCTCATGAAGAGGGCACAAGGACAAGGAGTGGGCACACGTATGCTCAAGACGCTCCTCGCCACTCTCAAGGCTAAAG GGTCTCATGGTGTACATCTGGAAATGAACGCCCAAAACGAACGTGCAAAGAAATTCTATAAGAAGATCGGTTTCAAGATACTCAGATTGGATGCCGATGCatctggtaaaggatcaccaCCCGAAGATGTGCTTATCTTAGGACGACTATTGTGA